A genomic segment from Peptostreptococcaceae bacterium encodes:
- a CDS encoding TolC family protein, with the protein MKKKLAVVLAALLFSTAIFAYGEEIYGFVFESNGESLTIIQAFEKAENKNATLATALLDYEQAELDYDKGKRDLKKLNAVYDKDKDQYIMAEIANEYAWGSAQKELEATRNGVDSNIEQLYYGSRQLGENYAIQQENLAIATKVYQQTQKKYELGLVNKQVVLQAELAMIRADNAIMSAKHMYDKNRMLLSSKLGYGLMEDVSLTDAVSFEAGALPEIETAIEMAIGSRKEMLGAAFQLRYNELNKAIVQRQYTDNTDQYKNAQIDYEKAVDAYESARDAVEMQVRGNYLDVIEAERKVSTGEKSVELTKESLRISQLSYDAGLVILTDVSQAQNAYIQARLGLSSAVLDYSLALTRFQDSIAVGRNEVTF; encoded by the coding sequence ATGAAAAAGAAATTGGCGGTCGTGTTGGCGGCTTTGCTTTTCTCAACAGCGATATTTGCATATGGTGAGGAAATATACGGATTCGTTTTCGAGTCAAATGGAGAAAGCTTAACAATCATCCAGGCATTTGAGAAGGCGGAGAATAAAAACGCAACACTGGCAACGGCGCTGCTTGACTACGAGCAGGCGGAATTGGATTACGATAAGGGAAAGCGTGACCTCAAGAAACTTAACGCGGTATACGACAAGGACAAGGACCAATATATAATGGCTGAAATCGCCAACGAATACGCCTGGGGAAGCGCCCAAAAGGAGCTTGAGGCAACTCGAAACGGGGTGGACTCAAACATCGAGCAGCTCTACTACGGAAGCAGGCAATTAGGCGAGAACTACGCCATCCAACAGGAGAATTTGGCTATAGCGACCAAAGTCTATCAGCAGACGCAGAAGAAGTACGAACTGGGCCTCGTCAACAAGCAGGTTGTTCTTCAAGCGGAACTGGCGATGATTCGGGCGGATAACGCAATCATGTCCGCAAAGCATATGTACGACAAGAACCGCATGCTCCTAAGCAGCAAGCTCGGCTATGGACTGATGGAGGATGTTTCCCTCACGGATGCCGTTTCCTTTGAAGCGGGGGCATTGCCCGAGATTGAAACGGCCATCGAAATGGCTATAGGCAGCCGCAAGGAAATGCTGGGGGCTGCGTTTCAGCTTAGATACAACGAACTCAACAAGGCTATTGTGCAAAGGCAGTACACGGACAACACGGATCAGTACAAGAACGCCCAGATTGATTACGAAAAAGCTGTGGACGCATATGAAAGCGCCCGAGATGCAGTGGAGATGCAGGTACGGGGAAATTACCTTGATGTCATAGAGGCCGAGCGGAAAGTCTCAACCGGTGAGAAGTCAGTGGAATTGACTAAGGAATCCTTGAGAATCTCGCAGCTTTCCTATGATGCAGGGCTGGTCATTCTCACAGACGTATCGCAGGCGCAAAACGCCTATATACAGGCTCGACTTGGTTTGTCGAGCGCAGTTTTGGACTATAGTCTTGCCCTTACAAGATTCCAGGATTCCATAGCGGTTGGCAGGAATGAAGTTACATTTTAG